From Synergistes jonesii:
TCGCTCACCTCCGACATGAAAGAGAGCCCGCTGCTCAAGCTGGAATTCGAGAACAACGAAAACGGCTGCGCGGGCTTTACGCTTGAACTGGCGCGGGGGCACGGCATAGACATAACGCTCGGGCAGAGGGTAGACGTCCGCCTGCTTGGCGGCGCCGCCCCCTGGTACAGCGGATACGTCCAGACCATGCCGATGCGCGCTCTGGATACGGAAAAGGTGCAGACCTACGCGGGATACGGCTACTTCGCGCGCCTTGGACACATCATCGTCGACAAAATATATGAAGATACGGAAATCGCGAAAATCGCCGAGGACGTGATCCGGCGGTATGTAGAAGGCAACGGCGCGACATACAACGGCTCCAAGCTCTACTTCACCGGATATGCGGCGACGAAAGTCAACTTCGCGCACGCGACGGCCAAAGACGCGCTGCAGCAGCTGTCTGAGTTCGCCGTCAACTACGTCTGGGGAGTGGACGAATATCGCGAAGTCTTCTTCAGGCCCCGCCGCGACGAAGTGAACGACTACATGCGCCTCTGGGTGGGCGAGCATGTCGAAAGCGTCGAGACGGAAGAGGACATAGAGAGCGTGGAAAACGAAATCCACGTAGAGGGCAACGTCGAAACGACGGACGAAGAGGGGAACATAACCACGACCAAAGGGATATTGGCCGTCTGCCGGGACAACGCGAGCATAAGGCGGTACGGGCTGCGCGCCGCGGTAAAGACGCTCCCCTCGGCGCTCAAGGCGGAAGACGCCAGACAGTGGGGCGAAAGCGAACTCGCACAGAGCAAAGACCCTGGGCGCAGCGTGTCGCTCGGCGGCATCCGCCCCGAGATAATAAGGCGGCGGATAACGCCGGACGGGCTCGCGAGCATCACGAGCGAAGACGGGGCGGATGTGGAAGTCTTCCCGATCTCCTCGGTCAAATACATCTGCTCCAAGTCCGGCATCTCCATGGAGATAGGGCTGGGCGAATACAAGGCCGGATTCGAACAGTCCATCTTGAAAATGAAGCGCGACATCATCAACGCCGAACTGCTCTCGCGAGCAGGCGAAACAGGCGGATAAGGAGGTCGATACAGTGGGCGCGATAAACTACAGGCTCAACCCGTTCACCGGTGCGATGAACGCGGTGTTGATAACCAACGAAGAACACATAATCCCGTCCGTCTCGCCGTACTGGGTGCGGCTGAACGAAGTGCCGCTGAAGGAGTCGCCTTCGTCGATGAAGGTATACCTTTTCACCGGCAGCGCGTTCGTGCAGATGAGCGAGGTCGCGGCGCAGCCCGCCAGCGGCCAGTTCTGGCCGGACTATTCCGCGGCGCCGGGCGGCGATACGGAATGGAACACCGGCTTGCTGCTCTTTTCTTCCGCGCAGGCGGGCATGAAGATCCGCGTCAACTACAAAGGCACGGGAATGCCGGTCGCCGCGGAAAGCGAGGAAAAAATACACGGCGTCGCGCGCTTCGACACGCCGGGGAACTACACGTGGGACTGCCCGCACGGCGTCACTAAGGTATACGTCACGGCCGTCGGAGGCGGGGGCATCAAGGGAAACTCTCATCCGGACGGCGGTCCGGGCGGATTGGGCGGCAACGGATATTCCTGCTTTAAAGCGCCGGTCGCCGTCGCTCCGGACGCGTCATACGCCGTACACGTCGGCGCCGCGGCATATCGAAATATGAGCGGGGGCGGCGGGATAGTCGACGCGGAAGACACGACGTTCGGCTCCCTGCTCACGGCGGCGCATGGAGAGAACGGCGGCAACGCGACC
This genomic window contains:
- a CDS encoding glycine-rich domain-containing protein, with product MGAINYRLNPFTGAMNAVLITNEEHIIPSVSPYWVRLNEVPLKESPSSMKVYLFTGSAFVQMSEVAAQPASGQFWPDYSAAPGGDTEWNTGLLLFSSAQAGMKIRVNYKGTGMPVAAESEEKIHGVARFDTPGNYTWDCPHGVTKVYVTAVGGGGIKGNSHPDGGPGGLGGNGYSCFKAPVAVAPDASYAVHVGAAAYRNMSGGGGIVDAEDTTFGSLLTAAHGENGGNATGAGPGTDGAGGWNILQYGVGQGQPYSAAADGGLLIIEW